In the genome of Dermacentor silvarum isolate Dsil-2018 chromosome 1, BIME_Dsil_1.4, whole genome shotgun sequence, one region contains:
- the LOC119451148 gene encoding uncharacterized protein LOC119451148: protein MAVGKLQEFNSNSGSLDVFVERFELYTSANEVAEAKKQHLFLSAIGEEAYVTLRSLLLPKTPSTATYKEVVAALQKHYSPRRSVVSERYHFNQRKQAPQESVTDFVVQLKKLAASCDFGSILEQALRDRLLAGLNSEAIRCRLLAMTDTELTWDHVCNIATAMEMAARDALGMVAENSTA from the coding sequence ATGGCAGTCGGCAAGCTACAGGAATTTAATTCCAACAGCGGAAGCTTGGACGTCTTCGTCGAACGCTTCGAACTGTACACCTCGGCTAATGAGGTCGCCGAAGCCAAGAAGCAGCATCTATTCCTGAGCGCCATCGGAGAAGAAGCGTATGTGACGCTCCGAAGCCTGCTCCTACCAAAGACGCCCAGCACAGCGACGTACAAGGAAGTCGTGGCGGCGCTGCAGAAGCACTATTCCCCAAGGCGTTCAGTGGTGAGCGAAAGATACCACTTTAATCAAAGGAAGCAAGCACCTCAAGAAAGTGTCACAGACTTCGTGGTCCAGCTCAAGAAATTGGCAGCCTCATGTGATTTCGGCAGCATCCTGGAGCAAGCACTTCGGGACCGCCTGTTAGCCGGTCTGAATTCCGAGGCCATACGTTGCCGGTTGCTGGCGATGACCGACACCGAGCTCACCTGGGACCATGTTTGCAACATCGCTACAGCCATGGAGATGGCAGCGAGAGATGCATTGGGAATGGTTGCGGAAAACAGCACCGCATAG
- the LOC119449585 gene encoding somatostatin receptor type 4: MEYSWSGRQLPYSPEMGGIGPLFYVAFAVLLVPGVVGNLSVVLMACCYARLRTPAGLYVVNVAVADLLVCAFGVLLDPVSVLLRRWPFGEALCYACSFSEHLGVFVHGYTLVVAAARFVAGRPPKPRSCHLNNVGVWFLGTVVCLPQVLFVDSRALAVHGQCVVKWPGTVKMLEPFVSFAALAASPFLLVTVLYAWLRASLWLGRGTRRSFVRRASIVRVFWLMALLLLLCRTPLHVTRCLLGVWTAMRASTHVTVVVLATRAIAAAVVCFTAAFFFDLSAKQLARRVRPAPSVAVNGS; encoded by the coding sequence ATGGAGTACTCGTGGTCTGGCCGTCAGCTCCCATACAGCCCCGAGATGGGTGGCATCGGACCGCTCTTCTACGTGGCGTTCGCCGTCCTCCTTGTTCCTGGAGTCGTCGGAAACCTATCTGTGGTGCTCATGGCCTGCTGTTATGCCCGTCTGAGGACGCCCGCGGGCCTCTATGTTGTCAACGTAGCCGTCGCGGATCTGCTCGTCTGCGCCTTCGGTGTGCTACTTGACCCCGTGTCAGTGCTCCTGCGTCGCTGGCCCTTCGGCGAAGCGCTTTGCTACGCGTGCTCCTTTTCCGAGCACCTTGGAGTGTTTGTGCACGGCTACACGCTCGTTGTGGCCGCCGCTCGCTTCGTCGCCGGCAGGCCTCCCAAGCCAAGGTCTTGCCACCTGAACAACGTCGGTGTCTGGTTCCTGGGCACAGTCGTTTGCTTGCCTCAGGTGCTGTTCGTCGATTCTCGCGCGCTGGCTGTCCACGGGCAGTGCGTCGTCAAGTGGCCCGGGACTGTCAAGATGCTGGAGCCGTTCGTCTCCTTCGCCGCGCTTGCCGCATCGCCGTTCCTGTTGGTCACCGTCTTGTACGCCTGGCTCCGGGCGTCCCTGTGGCTGGGCAGAGGCACGAGGCGTTCGTTTGTGCGGCGGGCGAGCATAGTGCGTGTGTTTTGGCTCATGgcactgttgctgctgctttgTCGGACGCCCCTGCACGTGACCCGGTGCCTGCTTGGCGTGTGGACAGCCATGAGGGCCAGTACGCACGTCACTGTGGTGGTACTTGCCACGCGGGCAATCGCCgccgctgtcgtctgcttcacggcagctttcttttttgaTCTTAGTGCCAAACAACTTGCGAGAAGGGTGAGACCGGCGCCCTCGGTTGCGGTAAATGGCTCATAA